The Streptomyces kanamyceticus genome window below encodes:
- a CDS encoding GPW/gp25 family protein: MSDEMPIDAWIGQGPAFPFRPGPEGRLAYATGDAVIRQSVETVLDTEPGERVMLPTFGCGLRRFLMRPNTPATRASMQQEISGSLARWEPRIQVTDVSVSPGDDPALVWITIRYTQLADRREDDLVYPFYLR, translated from the coding sequence ATGAGCGACGAGATGCCCATCGACGCGTGGATCGGGCAAGGGCCCGCCTTCCCCTTCCGCCCCGGGCCCGAAGGCCGCCTCGCCTACGCGACCGGTGACGCAGTCATCCGGCAGTCCGTCGAGACCGTCCTGGACACCGAGCCCGGTGAGCGGGTCATGCTGCCGACCTTCGGCTGCGGGTTGCGGCGCTTCCTGATGCGGCCCAACACGCCTGCCACCAGGGCCTCCATGCAACAGGAGATCAGCGGCTCGCTGGCCCGCTGGGAACCCCGCATCCAGGTCACCGACGTCTCGGTGTCGCCGGGCGACGATCCCGCCCTGGTCTGGATCACCATCCGGTACACCCAGCTGGCGGACCGGCGCGAGGACGATCTGGTCTATCCGTTCTACCTGCGCTAG
- a CDS encoding tetratricopeptide repeat protein — protein MSGPFEEANRLWFEEGRTARALRLYESALRERPDDPAVLLQYGIALWSVDRFDEATALLERASDLREPLAEPGRLTLEAWIPQFVGAPAPRHYPEFTPEELDRDGFGAVPAGADWRLIADCAAERRMFGVAEHALRRWGGVPLDGADARELDEIRTDHEAQLGAVRLVQRSAHGTAGPMAGQDATLRLEVRVTPAEAPVGTPTTLDVRLGNTGPGTATVNTRLLLVPAGTVGGELHLVVVGPPGYRNDAGFRVRAGPPEPEHFVELSPGERAARSWTLENYQSLHLPGDYRLTLTYRNEVARAPDGRPVAVANLSAGTVFHRSAPESAEETT, from the coding sequence ATGAGCGGACCGTTCGAGGAGGCCAACCGGCTGTGGTTCGAGGAGGGCAGGACGGCCCGCGCGCTGCGGCTGTACGAGTCGGCGCTGCGGGAGCGGCCGGACGACCCGGCGGTGCTGCTCCAGTACGGCATCGCGCTGTGGTCGGTGGACCGGTTCGACGAGGCCACGGCACTGCTGGAACGGGCCAGTGACCTGCGAGAGCCGCTCGCCGAGCCCGGTCGGCTCACCCTTGAGGCCTGGATCCCTCAGTTCGTCGGCGCCCCTGCTCCCCGGCACTACCCGGAGTTCACGCCGGAGGAGCTGGACCGCGACGGCTTCGGGGCGGTCCCGGCGGGCGCCGACTGGCGGCTGATCGCGGACTGCGCGGCGGAGCGCCGGATGTTCGGCGTGGCCGAACACGCCCTGCGGCGCTGGGGCGGAGTGCCCCTCGACGGGGCGGACGCCCGCGAACTGGACGAGATCCGCACCGACCACGAAGCCCAGCTGGGGGCCGTCCGCCTCGTCCAGCGCTCGGCGCACGGGACAGCGGGACCGATGGCCGGGCAGGACGCGACCTTGCGTCTCGAGGTCCGTGTGACCCCGGCCGAGGCGCCGGTCGGCACCCCCACCACGCTCGACGTGCGCCTCGGCAACACCGGCCCGGGCACCGCCACGGTGAACACGCGCCTGCTGCTCGTTCCGGCCGGAACGGTCGGCGGCGAGCTCCACCTGGTCGTCGTAGGACCGCCCGGGTACCGAAACGACGCGGGCTTCCGGGTACGGGCGGGTCCTCCCGAGCCGGAGCACTTCGTCGAGCTGTCCCCGGGCGAGCGGGCGGCCCGCAGCTGGACTCTGGAGAACTACCAGAGCCTGCACCTGCCCGGCGACTACCGGCTGACGCTCACCTACCGCAACGAAGTGGCGCGGGCCCCGGACGGACGGCCCGTCGCCGTCGCGAACCTGTCGGCCGGGACCGTCTTCCATCGCAGCGCGCCGGAATCCGCCGAGGAGACGACATGA
- a CDS encoding phage baseplate assembly protein V → MAGATAAHTSADGSAPGYFGVYPAVVTDLVDPERLGRIQVRFPWLGAAGDRDVRAWATLCSPYADGDQGLQILPEKESQVVVAFEAGHLRRPYIVGCAWNGTAPLPTPATRANDLRTWKTRSGSRIEFDDGSPPKVTVRTARGHQVTLDDAGTGTVTVQIAGGASVRVTATSVDISGMTSVSVKAAKVDVTTPVATFSGVVRCEVLQANAAVASPVYSPGVCNLL, encoded by the coding sequence ATGGCCGGTGCGACGGCAGCGCACACGTCCGCGGACGGATCGGCGCCGGGCTACTTCGGGGTCTACCCGGCCGTGGTCACCGACCTCGTGGATCCCGAGCGGCTCGGCAGGATCCAGGTCCGATTCCCGTGGCTCGGGGCCGCGGGCGACCGGGACGTACGCGCCTGGGCCACGCTCTGCTCCCCCTACGCCGACGGCGACCAAGGCCTGCAGATCCTGCCGGAGAAGGAGAGCCAGGTCGTGGTGGCGTTCGAGGCGGGCCACCTGCGCAGGCCCTACATCGTCGGCTGCGCCTGGAACGGCACGGCCCCGCTGCCCACACCGGCGACCCGCGCGAACGACCTGCGCACGTGGAAGACGAGATCGGGCAGCCGCATCGAATTCGACGACGGGTCGCCGCCCAAGGTCACGGTGCGCACCGCGAGGGGCCACCAGGTGACGCTCGACGACGCGGGCACGGGCACGGTGACCGTACAGATCGCGGGCGGCGCGTCGGTCCGTGTCACGGCGACGTCCGTGGACATCAGCGGGATGACGTCGGTCTCGGTGAAGGCGGCCAAGGTGGACGTGACCACGCCGGTCGCCACGTTCAGCGGGGTCGTCCGGTGCGAGGTGCTGCAGGCGAACGCGGCCGTGGCCTCCCCGGTGTACTCCCCCGGGGTCTGCAACCTGCTCTGA
- a CDS encoding phage late control D family protein, with the protein MPDTAAPGTSVPGAATPGTSTAEITPAIATPVFRVRGALVPDLARDCVRLEVTESTEGLRTLRVHLVATDSGAPGPPGRLRHLDGRDVDLGRDIQVALGPDQRQRHVFDGTVSAVEAEFRDGSAPVVVLYAEDPLMRLRMTRRMRTYERTTDADIARYLARAHGLDADVDAAGARYDVVQQFNQSDLAFLRERARLIQAELWCTGGTLHFRTRDKREGTKVVAVQGNHLLSARIGADLAHQRGSVTVTGYDAHTQRTIEAQAGPEVVDAEISGGRTGPRLVREALAESASYRVREAALTVGEARSYARAEMLRRARRFVTVSGVLRGNADLSVGSRVELTDVGGPFEGGGYYVTYVRHSFDQVAGFRTCFHAERATVNEVV; encoded by the coding sequence ATGCCTGATACCGCAGCGCCCGGGACCTCCGTGCCCGGGGCCGCCACGCCCGGGACCTCGACAGCCGAGATCACACCGGCGATCGCCACGCCGGTGTTCCGGGTGCGCGGCGCCCTCGTGCCGGACCTGGCCCGCGACTGCGTACGCCTGGAGGTCACCGAGAGCACGGAGGGCCTGCGCACCCTGCGCGTCCACCTCGTCGCCACCGACTCCGGCGCGCCGGGTCCCCCGGGGCGGCTGCGCCACCTCGACGGCCGGGACGTCGACCTCGGCCGGGACATCCAGGTCGCTCTCGGCCCCGACCAGCGCCAGCGGCACGTCTTCGACGGGACGGTCTCCGCCGTCGAGGCCGAGTTCCGCGACGGCAGCGCGCCCGTGGTGGTCCTGTACGCCGAGGACCCGTTGATGCGGCTGCGCATGACCCGTCGTATGCGCACCTACGAACGGACCACGGACGCGGACATCGCCCGCTACCTGGCCCGCGCGCACGGCCTGGACGCGGACGTCGACGCCGCGGGGGCGCGCTACGACGTCGTCCAGCAGTTCAACCAGAGCGACTTGGCGTTCCTCAGGGAGCGGGCCCGGCTGATCCAGGCGGAGTTGTGGTGCACGGGCGGCACGCTGCACTTCCGCACCCGCGACAAGCGCGAGGGCACCAAGGTCGTCGCCGTCCAGGGAAACCACCTCCTGTCCGCGCGGATCGGCGCCGACCTGGCACACCAGCGCGGCAGCGTGACGGTCACCGGCTACGACGCGCACACGCAGCGGACGATCGAGGCGCAGGCGGGCCCCGAGGTCGTCGACGCGGAGATCTCCGGCGGGCGCACGGGGCCGCGCCTGGTCCGCGAAGCGCTTGCGGAGAGCGCCAGTTACCGGGTCCGCGAGGCGGCCCTCACGGTCGGGGAGGCCAGGTCGTACGCGCGGGCCGAGATGCTCCGCAGGGCGCGGCGCTTCGTCACCGTGAGCGGCGTGCTGCGCGGCAACGCCGACCTTTCCGTGGGCAGCCGTGTCGAACTGACCGATGTCGGCGGGCCGTTCGAGGGCGGCGGCTACTACGTGACGTACGTACGGCACTCCTTCGACCAGGTCGCCGGTTTCCGCACCTGCTTCCACGCGGAGCGGGCGACCGTGAACGAGGTGGTGTGA
- a CDS encoding CIS tube protein — translation MAQFAKASLAVITLLAAAGPREKARFSEPKDVLDVQFNPTSLKIQYSNNADAGGVTARAQPRQNASVQPAVLSFDLEYDTAEETGVDVRTLTAAVRRFVRPPRNEPKSPAPLVRFHWGTFLFDGRVTQVTEDIDYFSPEGRALRARLSLSITEQDPALEANAIGPGARTDDRAADTGGAAPVSPSPRPLAPPPGPAPGQRGTAAPQRVVPALEGESLQGLAARVGGSPAAWRALADGIDDPLNLTAGLAVRAGAEIEASAGLGTSAGFAAGATVDARSGDAEATATASGSAAALLPAGIRLTAAGGVAAAAARLASARARADDEAARTSFAVPQAPLGPPSDPVDPRSLAYGRALPLRARPQVSTAAASRAGGATGLTARARPREAPVSARTGAPWEQLTPGAPGRAAADAAQRARDARPSTMRWRPGGDCR, via the coding sequence ATGGCGCAGTTCGCGAAGGCCTCGCTGGCCGTCATCACCCTGCTCGCCGCGGCGGGACCGCGCGAGAAGGCCCGGTTCTCCGAGCCCAAGGACGTGCTCGACGTCCAGTTCAATCCGACGTCGCTGAAGATCCAGTACTCGAACAACGCGGACGCGGGCGGCGTCACGGCCAGGGCGCAGCCCCGCCAGAACGCGTCCGTGCAGCCCGCGGTCCTCTCCTTCGACCTCGAGTACGACACCGCGGAGGAGACCGGCGTCGACGTCCGGACCCTCACCGCGGCCGTACGCCGGTTCGTGCGGCCGCCCAGGAACGAGCCGAAGAGCCCTGCCCCACTGGTGCGGTTCCACTGGGGCACCTTCCTCTTCGACGGCCGGGTCACCCAAGTCACCGAGGACATCGACTACTTCAGCCCGGAAGGGCGCGCGCTGCGGGCCAGGCTCAGTCTCAGCATCACCGAGCAGGACCCGGCCCTGGAGGCCAACGCGATCGGTCCCGGCGCCCGCACCGACGACCGGGCCGCCGACACGGGCGGCGCGGCCCCGGTCAGCCCTTCGCCCCGGCCGCTCGCCCCGCCGCCGGGACCCGCCCCCGGCCAGCGCGGCACCGCCGCCCCGCAGCGGGTGGTACCGGCGCTCGAAGGGGAGAGTCTGCAGGGCCTCGCCGCCCGCGTCGGCGGCAGCCCGGCGGCGTGGCGGGCCCTGGCCGACGGCATCGACGACCCGCTGAATCTGACGGCCGGGCTCGCCGTGCGGGCCGGTGCGGAGATCGAGGCGTCGGCGGGGCTCGGCACCAGCGCGGGGTTCGCCGCGGGTGCCACCGTGGACGCGCGGTCCGGCGACGCCGAAGCGACCGCCACCGCGAGCGGGTCCGCGGCGGCGCTGCTCCCCGCGGGGATCCGGTTGACCGCGGCGGGCGGGGTGGCCGCGGCGGCCGCACGGCTCGCGAGCGCGCGGGCGCGCGCCGACGACGAGGCGGCGCGGACCTCGTTCGCCGTGCCGCAGGCACCACTGGGTCCGCCGTCCGACCCCGTGGATCCGCGGTCCCTCGCGTACGGCCGTGCGCTGCCGCTGCGGGCCCGCCCCCAGGTGTCCACCGCCGCCGCGAGCCGGGCCGGTGGCGCGACCGGCCTCACCGCGCGGGCCAGGCCGCGCGAGGCACCGGTGTCGGCGCGGACCGGTGCCCCCTGGGAGCAGCTCACCCCCGGCGCGCCGGGGCGGGCGGCGGCGGACGCCGCACAACGCGCCCGTGACGCCCGCCCCAGCACGATGCGGTGGCGACCAGGAGGTGACTGCCGGTGA
- a CDS encoding phage tail protein — MVSTPQARPHARDVLQTFRFEVTLTDSPGTRAPAATDVRNGSTLGNGSFQECGGLDLQADVREYLEGGRNDGVIRRVGRVKLEPLVLKRGMFARSPGERIDPALWTWLQDMVAGNLPVRRIDGTVHVFASLHEARQAPLATWRFVRGLPSRITGPSLNARTGEIAVEELHIVHEGLRLVS, encoded by the coding sequence GTGGTTAGCACGCCCCAGGCCAGGCCGCACGCGCGCGACGTCCTGCAGACCTTCCGCTTCGAGGTGACCCTGACCGACAGTCCCGGCACCCGGGCGCCCGCCGCCACCGACGTACGCAACGGCAGCACCCTGGGCAACGGCTCCTTCCAGGAATGCGGCGGACTCGACCTCCAGGCCGACGTGCGCGAGTACCTGGAGGGCGGCCGCAACGACGGCGTGATCCGCCGCGTCGGCAGGGTGAAGCTGGAGCCTCTCGTGCTCAAGCGCGGCATGTTCGCCAGGAGTCCCGGCGAGCGGATCGACCCGGCCCTGTGGACGTGGCTGCAGGACATGGTCGCCGGGAACCTTCCCGTACGGCGGATCGACGGGACCGTCCACGTCTTCGCGTCGCTCCACGAAGCACGGCAAGCCCCCCTGGCCACCTGGCGGTTCGTCCGCGGGCTCCCTTCGCGGATCACCGGGCCCTCGCTGAACGCCCGCACCGGCGAGATCGCCGTCGAGGAGCTGCACATCGTGCACGAGGGTCTGAGGCTGGTGTCCTGA
- a CDS encoding phage tail sheath subtilisin-like domain-containing protein, whose amino-acid sequence MGTGPPLGAPGVYHVPPGAERTEPRPVALDAAGFAGVAPRGPVDEPLAVGSWPEYLARFGLGPGLLPLAVSAFFAQGGRRAYVLRVGPPPSTEAHTLLGQGAYDTGAHWIPLCATGNGRALPVRWQARDEGAWANGLTVTLTAVPGRRFAVESTAPSPRTLAAASGADADRLVLPPAGVRAPAGSLLHVRTARGHGGIRWIEATSDIEVPNGVRRLAWTLDAPLPEAARSLVLVHASVTVDDHAPEGPTVESFDVGLSPRHPRWLATAVADGSLLIAPDPAWAEDAAAGDLRIALTDPLPSPVGSRVERHGEDRYGDIGEEDLLGRPLSEPPDDDDPAGEREYRGVERLAQVADLGLLTVPDLAWNGVVPARETEEPPDPPPEGFAPCVPLPRPALLRTAGADAAYLDARVPDELATLRARQQRVVQLADAAQRFIALTDVPQGLSAQAAANWRSGFDSGYAAAYHPWLGLLPPSPGLPPTARLSPPSAFAAGIIAAREIAAGLPAGPANELAAGAVTIADRISAAEHDLLHPLGINVFLPERDGFRLTAARTLSHDPAYRQLTVRRLMTMLRLTLDRESQWVVFEPHTVALRAVLVLHVEDLLRGQFRAGAFSGATEAESFFVRADADLNPPESLALGRIVLEVGVAPSSPLEFLVLRLTRGDDSLDIQEAARG is encoded by the coding sequence ATGGGCACGGGTCCCCCGCTCGGCGCCCCCGGCGTCTACCACGTCCCGCCGGGCGCCGAGCGCACGGAGCCGCGCCCGGTAGCGCTGGACGCGGCGGGATTCGCCGGGGTGGCGCCGCGCGGCCCGGTCGACGAGCCGCTGGCCGTGGGCAGTTGGCCGGAGTACCTGGCGCGCTTCGGCCTCGGTCCCGGACTGCTGCCGCTGGCGGTCTCGGCGTTCTTCGCCCAGGGGGGCCGCCGGGCCTACGTGCTCCGGGTCGGGCCCCCACCGTCCACCGAGGCACACACGCTGTTGGGACAGGGCGCGTACGACACGGGCGCCCACTGGATCCCGCTGTGCGCGACCGGGAACGGCCGTGCGCTGCCCGTTCGTTGGCAGGCCCGCGACGAGGGCGCCTGGGCGAACGGACTGACGGTCACCCTCACGGCGGTCCCCGGCCGCCGCTTCGCCGTCGAGTCGACGGCGCCGTCCCCCCGCACGCTCGCGGCGGCCTCCGGCGCCGACGCGGACCGCCTGGTGCTGCCTCCGGCGGGTGTGCGAGCACCCGCCGGTTCACTGCTGCACGTACGTACCGCCCGCGGGCACGGCGGGATCCGTTGGATCGAAGCGACGTCCGACATCGAAGTGCCCAATGGAGTACGCCGATTGGCCTGGACCCTGGACGCTCCCCTGCCCGAAGCGGCCCGCTCACTGGTCCTCGTGCACGCCTCGGTCACCGTGGACGACCACGCTCCCGAGGGGCCGACGGTCGAATCCTTCGACGTCGGCCTCAGCCCGCGCCATCCGCGCTGGCTCGCGACGGCGGTGGCGGACGGCTCACTGCTGATCGCACCGGACCCCGCCTGGGCCGAGGACGCGGCCGCCGGCGACCTGCGCATCGCCCTCACCGACCCCCTGCCGTCGCCGGTCGGTTCCCGTGTCGAGCGGCACGGCGAAGACCGGTACGGCGACATCGGTGAAGAGGACCTGCTGGGACGCCCGTTGAGCGAACCCCCGGACGACGACGACCCGGCAGGAGAGCGGGAGTACCGCGGCGTCGAACGGCTCGCCCAGGTGGCGGACCTCGGCCTGCTCACCGTCCCCGACCTGGCCTGGAACGGCGTCGTACCCGCCCGGGAGACCGAGGAGCCGCCCGACCCGCCGCCCGAGGGCTTCGCACCGTGCGTCCCGCTGCCGCGGCCCGCCCTGCTGCGCACCGCAGGTGCGGACGCCGCCTACCTCGACGCGCGCGTTCCTGACGAGCTCGCCACGCTGCGGGCCCGACAGCAGCGGGTGGTCCAACTGGCCGACGCCGCACAGCGGTTCATCGCCCTGACCGATGTCCCTCAAGGGCTGAGCGCGCAGGCCGCCGCCAACTGGCGGTCCGGTTTCGACAGTGGCTACGCCGCCGCCTACCACCCCTGGCTCGGCCTGCTGCCGCCGTCCCCGGGGCTGCCGCCGACCGCCAGGCTCAGCCCGCCTTCGGCCTTCGCGGCGGGCATCATCGCGGCCCGCGAGATCGCCGCGGGGCTGCCCGCGGGGCCCGCGAACGAGCTCGCCGCGGGCGCGGTGACGATCGCCGACCGGATCAGCGCGGCCGAGCACGACCTCCTGCATCCGCTGGGGATCAACGTCTTCCTGCCCGAGCGCGACGGTTTCCGGCTGACCGCGGCGCGGACCCTGTCCCATGACCCCGCCTACCGGCAGCTCACCGTGCGGCGGCTGATGACGATGCTGCGCCTCACCCTCGACCGGGAGAGCCAGTGGGTGGTGTTCGAACCCCACACGGTCGCGCTGCGGGCCGTCCTCGTGCTCCACGTCGAGGACCTGCTGCGCGGCCAGTTCCGGGCGGGCGCGTTCTCCGGCGCGACCGAGGCCGAGTCCTTCTTCGTACGGGCCGACGCGGACCTCAACCCGCCCGAGTCACTCGCGCTGGGCCGGATCGTCCTTGAGGTCGGTGTGGCGCCGAGCAGCCCGCTGGAGTTCCTCGTGCTGCGGCTCACGCGCGGCGACGATTCCCTCGACATCCAGGAGGCAGCCCGTGGTTAG
- a CDS encoding phage tail protein, whose translation MPTRDNPYGAFKYRVKLGDDTDEGFAAGFSEVSGIASEVKFSEYRNGNDLENHVRKIANVNSTEDVTLKRGVIGDLRLFQWLDATRDGDFDPRTVVIVLMDERNVDACSWTLHNAQPKKWVGPTLTGKGGGDVAMEELHLVAESIDFRNT comes from the coding sequence ATGCCCACCAGGGACAATCCGTACGGCGCGTTCAAGTACCGGGTGAAGCTCGGCGACGACACCGACGAGGGGTTCGCCGCCGGTTTCTCCGAAGTCAGCGGCATCGCCTCCGAGGTGAAGTTCTCCGAGTACCGCAACGGCAACGACCTGGAGAACCACGTCCGCAAGATCGCCAACGTCAACAGCACCGAGGACGTGACGCTCAAGCGCGGCGTCATCGGCGATCTCCGCCTGTTCCAGTGGCTCGACGCCACCCGGGACGGCGACTTCGATCCCCGCACGGTGGTGATCGTGCTGATGGACGAGCGCAACGTCGACGCCTGCTCGTGGACGCTGCACAACGCCCAGCCGAAGAAGTGGGTGGGCCCCACGCTCACCGGCAAGGGCGGCGGCGACGTGGCCATGGAGGAACTGCACCTGGTCGCCGAGTCCATCGACTTCCGGAACACCTGA
- a CDS encoding phage tail sheath family protein translates to MPEYLTPGVYVEETSFRSKSIEGVPTSTFGMAGLTRYGPLPYALPDTPPVPVRPVLVTSYSEFERAFGDLSSPSDDGKANYLAHAARAFFANGGRRLYVARVFPWARDDQSGEIDMAQVDAAFARRAVTAPGAAGAGAPVAMPTWRARWPGSAGRRIRVAVARRLSRDRIVVDPVLGRARLVGVSELAAVVVLPRGTVPKRGEPIDPATVFVARRGADRVLGLDDGHGGVTAIDPQTSGYQLELDVMVASADGRTDTYTQLAPHPDHPRSVSRVLRAVDPADELAQVYLLPGSTEPPPPPAPAPVEPTAGQLAAALLAAGSQGYLTDGTEGNDGVPLAPEDLLGAEPDDEDPARPGTGLNALAELDDIALVATPDVVRMTDVASVKTATDNLIGHCERLRYRMAVVDPPAESSLSQVRAFRAAFDTSYAALYYPWMQIIDPTQRPDPGSAPATLMLPPSGFVAGVYARSDGNRGVHKAPANEVVLGLTKFETAVNSGRQAVLNPEGINALRFFPGRSNRVWGARTMSSDPEWRYVNVRRLFIYLEHSIDHSTQWAVFEPNNERLWRDLRQTIEDFLLVVWRTGALMGGKPEEAFFVRCDRSTMSQNDLDNGRLICEIGVAPTYPAEFVIFRIGQWTADARRP, encoded by the coding sequence ATGCCCGAGTACCTGACTCCCGGCGTCTACGTCGAGGAGACGAGCTTCCGGTCCAAGTCGATCGAGGGCGTGCCTACCAGCACCTTCGGCATGGCGGGCCTGACCCGCTACGGGCCGCTCCCCTACGCCCTGCCGGACACCCCGCCGGTGCCCGTGCGGCCGGTCCTCGTGACCTCGTACAGCGAGTTCGAGCGGGCCTTCGGCGATCTGTCGTCCCCTTCGGACGACGGCAAGGCCAACTACCTGGCGCACGCCGCCCGCGCTTTCTTCGCCAACGGCGGCCGACGGCTCTACGTAGCCCGGGTCTTCCCCTGGGCACGTGATGACCAGAGCGGCGAGATCGACATGGCGCAGGTGGACGCCGCGTTCGCCCGGCGTGCCGTGACCGCTCCCGGGGCCGCCGGTGCGGGCGCGCCCGTGGCGATGCCGACGTGGCGGGCCCGCTGGCCGGGGTCCGCCGGGCGCCGGATCAGGGTCGCGGTGGCGCGCAGGCTGAGCAGGGACCGGATCGTCGTCGACCCGGTCCTGGGGCGGGCCCGCCTCGTGGGGGTCAGCGAGCTGGCCGCCGTCGTCGTGCTGCCGCGCGGCACCGTGCCGAAGCGGGGTGAGCCCATCGATCCGGCGACCGTGTTCGTCGCGCGCCGCGGCGCCGACCGGGTGCTCGGCCTGGACGACGGACACGGCGGCGTCACGGCGATCGACCCCCAGACGTCGGGCTATCAGCTGGAGTTGGACGTCATGGTGGCTTCCGCCGACGGCCGCACGGACACCTACACCCAGCTGGCCCCGCACCCGGACCATCCGCGTTCGGTGTCTCGCGTGCTGCGCGCCGTGGACCCCGCCGACGAGCTGGCGCAGGTCTACCTGCTGCCGGGGTCCACCGAGCCGCCGCCCCCGCCCGCCCCCGCCCCGGTCGAGCCGACGGCCGGGCAGCTCGCGGCGGCGCTGCTCGCCGCGGGCAGCCAGGGTTATCTGACGGACGGGACCGAGGGCAATGACGGCGTCCCCCTCGCCCCCGAGGACCTGCTCGGCGCGGAACCGGACGACGAGGACCCCGCCCGCCCCGGAACCGGTCTGAACGCCCTCGCGGAGCTCGACGACATCGCGCTGGTCGCCACGCCCGACGTCGTCCGGATGACCGACGTCGCCTCGGTCAAGACCGCAACGGACAACCTCATCGGACACTGCGAGCGGCTCCGCTACCGCATGGCCGTCGTCGACCCGCCCGCCGAGAGCAGTCTGTCCCAAGTGCGGGCGTTCCGGGCCGCGTTCGACACGTCGTACGCCGCGCTCTACTACCCGTGGATGCAGATCATCGATCCGACGCAGCGGCCCGATCCGGGCTCCGCGCCCGCCACGCTGATGCTGCCGCCCTCGGGATTCGTCGCGGGCGTCTACGCACGCAGCGACGGCAACCGCGGTGTGCACAAGGCGCCCGCCAACGAGGTGGTGCTCGGGCTCACCAAGTTCGAGACGGCGGTCAACAGCGGGCGGCAGGCCGTGCTCAACCCCGAGGGCATCAACGCGCTGCGGTTCTTCCCCGGCCGCAGCAACCGGGTCTGGGGCGCACGGACGATGAGCTCGGATCCGGAGTGGCGCTATGTGAACGTGCGCCGCCTGTTCATCTATCTGGAGCACTCCATCGACCACTCCACCCAGTGGGCGGTGTTCGAGCCGAACAACGAGCGTCTCTGGCGCGATCTGCGGCAGACCATCGAGGACTTCCTGCTCGTCGTGTGGCGGACCGGGGCGCTGATGGGCGGCAAGCCGGAGGAGGCGTTCTTCGTGCGCTGCGACCGTTCGACGATGAGTCAGAACGACCTGGACAACGGCCGGTTGATCTGTGAGATCGGTGTCGCCCCGACGTATCCGGCCGAGTTCGTGATCTTCCGCATCGGCCAGTGGACGGCCGACGCGCGTCGCCCCTAG
- a CDS encoding Pvc16 family protein, whose protein sequence is MAGYRALAAVGRSIVDLLNRRFDETLPGPIRPTAVLATTRDFDEVNSSPNAVIQFPAVSVYCYRLSVDRETRPGLAGAANQDGVARLPLRMHLLIAAWDTFAESELEWLGLVGQVLESEGLLAGPLLHPSGDWDPSDLVSVVPDDVALDSMSEAFQALTTDYRVCLPYLARVIRIDGRRSDVAERVTTVAAGLGPRSARPGPVAP, encoded by the coding sequence ATGGCCGGATACCGGGCCCTGGCCGCCGTCGGGCGCAGCATCGTCGACCTGCTGAACCGCAGGTTCGACGAGACGCTGCCGGGTCCCATCCGGCCCACCGCCGTGCTGGCCACGACCCGCGACTTCGACGAGGTCAACAGCAGCCCGAACGCGGTGATCCAGTTTCCCGCCGTGTCGGTGTACTGCTACCGGCTCTCGGTCGACCGGGAGACGCGGCCGGGACTCGCCGGTGCGGCGAACCAGGACGGTGTCGCCCGGCTGCCGCTGCGCATGCATCTGCTGATCGCCGCCTGGGACACCTTCGCCGAGAGCGAGTTGGAGTGGCTCGGTCTGGTCGGGCAGGTGCTCGAGTCGGAAGGGCTTCTCGCGGGTCCGCTGCTGCATCCTTCCGGCGACTGGGACCCCTCCGATCTGGTCTCCGTGGTGCCCGACGACGTGGCGCTCGACTCGATGAGTGAGGCGTTCCAGGCGCTGACCACCGACTACCGCGTCTGCCTGCCCTACTTGGCGCGGGTGATCCGCATCGACGGCAGGCGCTCGGACGTCGCCGAGCGGGTCACCACCGTGGCCGCCGGGCTCGGACCGAGGTCGGCACGGCCCGGGCCGGTGGCACCGTGA